Proteins encoded together in one Astatotilapia calliptera chromosome 7, fAstCal1.2, whole genome shotgun sequence window:
- the rbm18 gene encoding putative RNA-binding protein 18 isoform X1, which produces MSSAAETVENASIISESTAHDGNRLWIGNIDPKITEYHLVKLLEKFGKVKQFDFLFHKSGPLEGQPRGYCFVNFSTREEAERAIQCLNGKLALSKKLVVRWAHAQVRRFEGFRNDKTMPPSLEPSCSGSTEDGSITTNHLSTSAKIRAIEAKLQMMEENPDDSYSGPSAYVYNKPPERKRWEPYSKSHHSNQSRPRKFRR; this is translated from the exons ATGTCATCGGCAGCAGAGACAGTCGAAAATGCCTCTATTATTTCAGAGAGCACGGCCCATGATGGAAACCGCTTGTGGATAGGAAACATTGATCCCAAAATCACaga GTATCACCTGGTGAAGTTGTTAGAGAAGTTTGGCAAAGTGAAACAGtttgacttcctgtttcacAAGTCTGGGCCTTTGGAGGGACAGCCACGAGGCTACTGCTTTGTCAACTTTAGCACCAGGGAG GAGGCTGAGAGGGCTATCCAGTGTTTAAATGGGAAGCTAGCTTTGTCCAAGAAGTTGGTTGTGCGCTGGGCGCACGCACAGGTGAGG AGGTTTGAAGGTTTTCGTAATGACAAGACGATGCCTCCCAGCCTGGAACCGTCATGCAGCGGTTCAACAGAGGATGGATCCATAACAACCAACCACCTCAG CACGAGTGCTAAGATCCGCGCCATCGAAGCCAAGCTCCAGATGATGGAGGAGAATCCAGACGATAGCTACTCAGGCCCGTCTGCCTACGTTTACAACAAGCCGCCAGAGAGGAAACGCTGGGAGCCCTACTCTAAATCACACCACAGCAACCAGAGCAGGCCCCGCAAGTTCAGGAGATGA
- the rbm18 gene encoding putative RNA-binding protein 18 isoform X2 has translation MSSAAETVENASIISESTAHDGNRLWIGNIDPKITEYHLVKLLEKFGKVKQFDFLFHKSGPLEGQPRGYCFVNFSTREEAERAIQCLNGKLALSKKLVVRWAHAQRFEGFRNDKTMPPSLEPSCSGSTEDGSITTNHLSTSAKIRAIEAKLQMMEENPDDSYSGPSAYVYNKPPERKRWEPYSKSHHSNQSRPRKFRR, from the exons ATGTCATCGGCAGCAGAGACAGTCGAAAATGCCTCTATTATTTCAGAGAGCACGGCCCATGATGGAAACCGCTTGTGGATAGGAAACATTGATCCCAAAATCACaga GTATCACCTGGTGAAGTTGTTAGAGAAGTTTGGCAAAGTGAAACAGtttgacttcctgtttcacAAGTCTGGGCCTTTGGAGGGACAGCCACGAGGCTACTGCTTTGTCAACTTTAGCACCAGGGAG GAGGCTGAGAGGGCTATCCAGTGTTTAAATGGGAAGCTAGCTTTGTCCAAGAAGTTGGTTGTGCGCTGGGCGCACGCACAG AGGTTTGAAGGTTTTCGTAATGACAAGACGATGCCTCCCAGCCTGGAACCGTCATGCAGCGGTTCAACAGAGGATGGATCCATAACAACCAACCACCTCAG CACGAGTGCTAAGATCCGCGCCATCGAAGCCAAGCTCCAGATGATGGAGGAGAATCCAGACGATAGCTACTCAGGCCCGTCTGCCTACGTTTACAACAAGCCGCCAGAGAGGAAACGCTGGGAGCCCTACTCTAAATCACACCACAGCAACCAGAGCAGGCCCCGCAAGTTCAGGAGATGA
- the rbm18 gene encoding putative RNA-binding protein 18 isoform X4 produces MSSAAETVENASIISESTAHDGNRLWIGNIDPKITEYHLVKLLEKFGKVKQFDFLFHKSGPLEGQPRGYCFVNFSTREEAERAIQCLNGKLALSKKLVVRWAHAQVRVSVLAVGDVWKVVLKGMSARVGCCSSAGPTFILDHPLGGLKVFVMTRRCLPAWNRHAAVQQRMDP; encoded by the exons ATGTCATCGGCAGCAGAGACAGTCGAAAATGCCTCTATTATTTCAGAGAGCACGGCCCATGATGGAAACCGCTTGTGGATAGGAAACATTGATCCCAAAATCACaga GTATCACCTGGTGAAGTTGTTAGAGAAGTTTGGCAAAGTGAAACAGtttgacttcctgtttcacAAGTCTGGGCCTTTGGAGGGACAGCCACGAGGCTACTGCTTTGTCAACTTTAGCACCAGGGAG GAGGCTGAGAGGGCTATCCAGTGTTTAAATGGGAAGCTAGCTTTGTCCAAGAAGTTGGTTGTGCGCTGGGCGCACGCACAGGTGAGG gtTTCAGTTTTGGCTGTTGGAGATGTTTGGAAGGTGGTTTTGAAAGGAATGAGTGCACGCGTTGGTTGTTGCTCATCAGCTGGTCCCACTTTTATCCTCGATCATCCCTTAGG AGGTTTGAAGGTTTTCGTAATGACAAGACGATGCCTCCCAGCCTGGAACCGTCATGCAGCGGTTCAACAGAGGATGGATCCATAA
- the rbm18 gene encoding putative RNA-binding protein 18 isoform X3, with translation MSSAAETVENASIISESTAHDGNRLWIGNIDPKITEYHLVKLLEKFGKVKQFDFLFHKSGPLEGQPRGYCFVNFSTREEAERAIQCLNGKLALSKKLVVRWAHAQVRVSVLAVGDVWKVVLKGMSARVGCCSSAGPTFILDHPLGCDYKPDVLACCLVTVCLTGNKQDQYCSLVMFIFVGENWS, from the exons ATGTCATCGGCAGCAGAGACAGTCGAAAATGCCTCTATTATTTCAGAGAGCACGGCCCATGATGGAAACCGCTTGTGGATAGGAAACATTGATCCCAAAATCACaga GTATCACCTGGTGAAGTTGTTAGAGAAGTTTGGCAAAGTGAAACAGtttgacttcctgtttcacAAGTCTGGGCCTTTGGAGGGACAGCCACGAGGCTACTGCTTTGTCAACTTTAGCACCAGGGAG GAGGCTGAGAGGGCTATCCAGTGTTTAAATGGGAAGCTAGCTTTGTCCAAGAAGTTGGTTGTGCGCTGGGCGCACGCACAGGTGAGG gtTTCAGTTTTGGCTGTTGGAGATGTTTGGAAGGTGGTTTTGAAAGGAATGAGTGCACGCGTTGGTTGTTGCTCATCAGCTGGTCCCACTTTTATCCTCGATCATCCCTTAGGGTGTGATTACAAGCCGGACGTGCTTGCTTGCTGCTTGGTTACTGTCTGTTTGACCGGAAACAAACAAGATCAATACTGTAGTTTAGTAATGTTCATATTTGTGGGAGAAAACTGGAGCTGA